From a region of the Mercurialis annua linkage group LG1-X, ddMerAnnu1.2, whole genome shotgun sequence genome:
- the LOC126680927 gene encoding uncharacterized protein LOC126680927 produces the protein MATEIFFITLKPFLDGSNYKVWKYMMENYLDMQGVDLWSVFLRGWTPPCDKNGALLKRQDWSIEQVKENGMNRKAITTLLSSISREEQGRIQHLNCAKQMWETLESYYEGTQQVKGKKLELLLGEYEGFKGLPNEDVGMMTSRLLKIVHSLEQLGKFFKLNEINGKILRSLPILLWQPKTTAIIETHDLSTLRTDELIGKLLLHEMSYIKIIQEEMAREKNMAFKASTSTLLEENKKKSNEEELLRLTKRVNELKMKGNGNHGRSSSSRKSSKGGSKTFWDGDSQSDGDSHHDANLCLMSFEEEPTLEVNPQSFLSWDGIGVESHDACLNVKNDIVDDVIDDIVIDDDHDDDDDMYSMLDELVIKCGDYKAKMLFFKNEASKAKDEMIVLTKEFHELKLSNEALKSSLESIPKQDSLSRFQKGKATLDSILVSQRCPTIKYGLGYNQNASSSNGTKFVKSILPQTSSIEVPPKLVKPIEAKKVHAQAPRPKPFLAQKAKSNKGTRPLRHGYASQYSQKWNKKTRKNSHVHASSIVNSCVHACACSYENIRTKPPQKQSNVNHRTQCFYCMQYGHINVHCYVRKVQLRLIPLNYSSINFQGPKVVWVPK, from the exons ATGGCAACCGAAATTTTTTTCATCACTCTCAAACCTTTTCTTGATGGCTCAAATTACAAAGTTTGGAAATATATGATGGAAAATTATCTTGATATGCAAGGGGTTGATCTATGGAGTGTATTTCTAAGGGGATGGACACCTCCATGTGACAAAAATGGAGCTCTTTTGAAGAGACAAGATTGGTCTATAGAGCAAGTCAAGGAGAATGGCATGAATAGAAAAGCCATTACTACTCTCCTCTCCTCAATCTCTAGAGAAGAACAAGGTAGAATTCAACACTTGAATTGTGCCAAGCAAATGTGGGAGACTCTTGAGAGCTACTATGAAGGTACACAACAAGTCAAGGGTAAGAAGCTTGAGTTGCTTCTTGGTGAGTATGAAGGCTTCAAGGGCTTGCCAAATGAAGATGTGGGGATGATGACATCAAGGCTTCTTAAGATTGTTCATAGTCTTGAGCAACTTGGAAAATTCTTCAAGCTAAATGAAATCAATGGTAAAATCCTAAGATCCCTTCCTATTCTTCTATGGCAACCTAAGACTACCGCCATCATTGAAACTCATGATTTATCCACCTTGAGGACGGATGAGTTGATTGGAAAGCTTCTTCTCCATGAGATGTCTTACATCAAGATTATTCAAGAAGAAATGGCAAGGGAGAAGAACATGGCTTTCAAGGCATCAACAAGTACTCTTTTAGAAGAGAACAAGAAGAAAAGCAATGAGGAAGAACTCTTGAGGCTCACAAAGAGAGTGAATGAGCTCAAGATGAAGGGAAATGGAAATCATGGTAGATCCTCCTCTTCAAGGAAGAGTTCAAAGGGGGGTTCCAAGACTTTTTGGGATGGTGATTCTCAATCGGATGGTGATAGCCACCATGATGCCAACTTGTGCCTCATGTCTTTTGAGGAGGAACCAACACTAGAGGTAAACCCCCAATCTTTTCTATCTTGGGATGGTATTGGTGTTGAATCACATGATGCATgcttaaatgttaaaaatgatattgttgATGATGTTATTGATGATATTGTTATTGATGATGatcatgatgatgatgatgatatgtATAGCATGCTTGATGAACTAGTAATTAAATGTGGTGATTATAAAGCCAAGAtgctatttttcaaaaatgaggCTTCTAAAGCCAAAGATGAAATGATTGTTTTAACAAAAGAATTTCATGAgcttaaattgtcaaatgaAGCTCTCAAGTCAtctttagaatctatccctaagcaag atTCACTTTCAAGATTTCAAAAAGGGAAGGCAACTTTGGATTCAATTCTTGTATCTCAAAGATGCCCAACCATAAAATATGGACTTGGCTATAATCAAAATGCCTCTAGTTCCAATGGGACTAAATTTGTGAAGTCCATtttgcctcaaacttcttctATAGAAGTTCCTCCTAAATTGGTCAAACCAATTGAGGCAAAGAAGGTGCATGCTCAAGCTCCTAGGCCTAAGCCATTCTTGGCTCAAAAGGCTAAGAGCAACAAGGGTACAAGACCCTTGAGACATGGCTATGCTTCTCAATATAGTCAAAAATGGAACAAGAAGACTAGAAAGAACTCACATGTTCATGCATCTTCAATTGTCAATTCTTGTGTACATGCTTGTGCTTGTTCTTATGAGAACATTAGAACCAAGCCACCTCAAAAGCAATCAAATGTGAACCATAGAACTCAATGTTTTTATTGCATGCAATATGGTCAcattaatgttcattgctatgtgAGAAAAGTTCAATTAAGGCTAATCCCTTTGAACTATTCAAGCATTAACTTTCAAGGACCCAAAGTTGTTTGGGTACCTAAGTGA